One genomic window of Polynucleobacter sp. HIN11 includes the following:
- the acsF gene encoding magnesium-protoporphyrin IX monomethyl ester (oxidative) cyclase: MESAESLLRDQIPATPQINDSTKKALQDAMLSPRFYTTDFAEVDRTNIDALRSEWNVLMAEFAADINSDHFQRPADMSKNYSNVDPELYDEFVDFLISSITSEFSGCILYAEIKRKVKNEDMKLLYGYMARDESRHAGFINQWLKDFDIGIDLGFLAKAKKYTYFKPKFIYYATYLSEKIGYARYITIFRELEKKPELRFHPIFLWFERWCNDEFRHGEAFALIMRANPHLLTGLNKYWIRFFCLAVYSTMYVRDHSRPQLYKAMQISPTDYDKKVLRITNEITKQVFPISLNLDDPRFYECMNRMLALFQKMDVYKARGGFIAKVMVPLLGVRAGLVFARAYFLPVHNHELPRNVRLVPSW, from the coding sequence ATGGAATCCGCAGAAAGCCTATTACGAGACCAGATTCCGGCGACCCCGCAAATTAATGATTCAACGAAGAAGGCATTGCAAGATGCCATGTTGAGTCCGCGTTTTTACACTACTGACTTTGCCGAAGTGGATCGGACTAATATTGATGCATTGCGCTCGGAGTGGAATGTTCTAATGGCTGAGTTTGCAGCCGATATTAATTCTGATCACTTTCAGCGGCCTGCTGATATGAGCAAGAACTATTCCAATGTGGATCCGGAGCTCTATGACGAGTTTGTTGATTTCTTAATTAGCTCCATTACCTCGGAGTTCTCAGGATGCATTTTGTATGCCGAGATCAAGCGTAAGGTCAAGAACGAGGATATGAAGTTACTCTACGGTTATATGGCTCGTGATGAGTCGCGCCATGCAGGCTTTATTAATCAGTGGTTAAAAGATTTTGATATCGGAATTGATCTTGGTTTCTTAGCGAAGGCTAAAAAATACACGTATTTCAAGCCCAAATTTATTTACTATGCGACCTACCTTTCGGAGAAGATTGGGTATGCCAGGTACATTACGATCTTTCGAGAGCTTGAGAAAAAACCAGAACTCCGTTTTCATCCGATCTTCTTGTGGTTTGAGAGATGGTGTAACGACGAGTTTCGCCATGGCGAAGCGTTTGCATTAATTATGCGCGCCAACCCCCATTTATTAACGGGGCTCAATAAGTATTGGATTCGGTTCTTCTGCTTAGCGGTCTACAGCACGATGTATGTCCGTGATCATTCACGACCACAGTTGTACAAAGCAATGCAAATCTCACCCACTGACTATGACAAAAAGGTCTTGCGGATTACCAATGAAATTACTAAGCAGGTATTCCCCATCTCTCTGAACTTAGATGACCCCCGTTTTTATGAGTGCATGAACCGCATGCTGGCCTTATTCCAAAAAATGGATGTCTATAAAGCCCGCGGAGGTTTCATAGCAAAAGTGATGGTGCCGCTCTTAGGGGTGCGTGCTGGCCTAGTCTTTGCCCGTGCATATTTCTTACCCGTGCACAACCACGAGTTACCCCGTAATGTCCGCTTGGTCCCCAGCTGGTAA
- the puhC gene encoding photosynthetic complex assembly protein PuhC gives MSRSSSPPLSKTTVLVLALGVFAVFIAWVITQSQQIARYPDAPAKMIKQLRFEDRPDGSIAVVDYQSKQQVDVIIGEAGFVRGALRTLAQERKRREIGSEPPFELIARQDGRLTLADPSTGRMIDLESFGVINSQHFARLLRTDANQTQQR, from the coding sequence ATGAGCCGCTCATCGTCACCCCCTCTCAGTAAAACAACGGTTCTGGTGCTCGCACTTGGAGTATTTGCTGTGTTCATTGCTTGGGTGATTACGCAGTCTCAACAGATCGCGCGCTATCCCGATGCGCCAGCAAAAATGATTAAGCAACTCCGATTTGAAGATCGTCCCGATGGCTCAATTGCGGTAGTCGACTATCAATCGAAGCAGCAAGTTGATGTGATTATTGGGGAGGCTGGCTTTGTGCGCGGAGCATTACGGACCTTGGCGCAAGAGCGCAAGCGTCGCGAGATCGGTAGCGAGCCACCTTTTGAGTTAATTGCCCGTCAAGATGGGCGCTTAACCCTTGCCGACCCCAGCACCGGACGCATGATTGATTTGGAATCTTTTGGGGTTATTAATTCACAGCATTTTGCACGCCTTCTTCGGACGGATGCAAATCAAACCCAACAACGTTGA
- the puhB gene encoding photosynthetic complex putative assembly protein PuhB, with amino-acid sequence MSTIYQSPEHEFEAQPGLPEPLPQDERILWQGKPDLKSFALHAAHLQWFALYFSAMVVLKIIAISRSTGGWAEEWPGFAWALGLSLCALTLLALLTYWSVNATMYTLTNRRLVMRIGIVLTITFNLPLKRLAQAGVHIYPDGSADIPIKLNADDKIPFLHLWPHARAWKFAHPEPMMRCVPDGAKVAKLFADTWATMNQVELRPQPIIQPESSASSYGQGMAIAKVSQSRT; translated from the coding sequence ATGAGCACCATCTACCAATCCCCAGAGCATGAGTTCGAGGCGCAGCCCGGATTGCCCGAGCCTCTGCCTCAGGACGAACGCATTCTTTGGCAAGGAAAGCCAGACCTCAAATCATTTGCACTTCATGCGGCTCATTTGCAATGGTTTGCACTTTACTTTTCTGCCATGGTGGTTCTCAAGATTATTGCGATTAGTCGCTCTACGGGCGGATGGGCTGAGGAATGGCCTGGCTTTGCCTGGGCTCTGGGACTGTCTCTGTGCGCATTGACCTTGTTGGCCTTGCTCACCTATTGGTCGGTGAATGCAACGATGTACACCTTAACCAATCGACGTCTAGTGATGCGCATTGGAATTGTGCTGACGATTACATTTAACTTACCCCTCAAGCGTTTGGCTCAAGCAGGTGTCCACATTTATCCAGATGGTAGTGCGGATATTCCCATCAAACTCAATGCGGATGACAAAATCCCATTCTTGCATTTATGGCCCCATGCCCGCGCTTGGAAGTTTGCGCATCCCGAGCCCATGATGCGATGCGTACCGGACGGTGCCAAGGTAGCTAAGTTATTTGCAGATACCTGGGCAACCATGAATCAAGTTGAGTTACGTCCCCAACCCATCATTCAGCCCGAGTCGTCCGCAAGTTCTTATGGACAGGGCATGGCAATCGCAAAGGTATCTCAATCGCGCACATGA
- the puhA gene encoding photosynthetic reaction center subunit H, with protein sequence MGTGAITQYVDVAQLALYAFWVFFAILIYYLTIESKREGFPLEYDQAGKVRRAEGIAAMPKPKTFKTQFGGDVTVPRDEPLERLAARPANGMNGAPIEPTGNPMLDGIGPGAYANRADVPDHMPEGGPRIVPMRLLGDFSVARQDIDPRGLNVVGADGVRGGTIKEIWVDRLEMMIRYLELETTPEAGARRVLLPMNFARVGRNQVSVKAVLGKHFAKVPATKSMEQITLLEEEKIMAYFGAGTLYATPERSEPLV encoded by the coding sequence ATGGGAACTGGAGCAATTACACAATACGTGGATGTCGCGCAATTAGCCCTGTATGCATTTTGGGTTTTCTTCGCCATCCTCATTTATTACCTCACCATTGAGAGTAAGCGTGAGGGATTTCCGCTTGAGTACGATCAAGCCGGCAAGGTGCGTCGTGCCGAAGGCATTGCAGCGATGCCTAAGCCAAAAACCTTTAAGACCCAATTTGGTGGCGATGTCACGGTGCCACGAGATGAGCCCTTAGAACGTTTGGCTGCTAGACCAGCAAACGGGATGAATGGCGCACCGATTGAGCCAACCGGCAACCCAATGCTCGATGGTATTGGCCCAGGCGCATATGCCAATCGCGCTGATGTGCCCGATCACATGCCAGAAGGCGGCCCGCGCATTGTCCCAATGCGCTTATTGGGTGACTTCAGTGTAGCCAGACAAGACATTGATCCGCGTGGTCTCAATGTAGTGGGTGCCGATGGCGTACGTGGCGGCACCATTAAAGAGATTTGGGTTGATCGCCTCGAGATGATGATTCGGTATCTGGAGCTTGAGACCACCCCTGAAGCAGGTGCACGTCGTGTGCTATTGCCCATGAACTTTGCTCGGGTTGGTCGCAATCAGGTATCTGTGAAAGCAGTCCTAGGTAAGCACTTTGCCAAAGTACCCGCGACCAAGAGCATGGAGCAAATCACCTTGCTCGAAGAGGAAAAAATTATGGCGTACTTTGGGGCAGGTACCTTGTACGCTACTCCTGAGCGCAGTGAGCCACTGGTGTAA